A DNA window from Caldilineales bacterium contains the following coding sequences:
- the smpB gene encoding SsrA-binding protein SmpB yields MPAKPAAAGKTIATNRKALHDYEVVETVEAGVVLTGTEIKSVRAGKVSLVDGFALLRGGEIWLLNVHIAPYSFGARDNPEPKRDRKLLLHRAEIERLGAKVAERGWTLAPLRLYLSGNRAKIELGLVRGKKLYDKREAIARRDADRDLQRTLKEYR; encoded by the coding sequence ATGCCCGCCAAACCCGCCGCCGCCGGCAAGACCATCGCCACCAACCGCAAGGCCCTGCACGACTACGAAGTCGTCGAGACCGTCGAAGCCGGCGTCGTCCTCACCGGAACCGAGATCAAATCCGTGCGCGCCGGCAAAGTCAGCCTGGTCGACGGCTTCGCCCTCCTGCGCGGCGGCGAAATCTGGCTCCTCAACGTCCACATCGCCCCCTACAGCTTTGGCGCCCGCGACAACCCCGAACCCAAACGCGACCGCAAACTCCTCCTCCATCGGGCCGAGATCGAACGCCTGGGCGCCAAAGTCGCTGAGCGTGGCTGGACCCTGGCCCCCCTGCGCCTCTACCTCAGCGGCAACCGAGCCAAGATCGAACTCGGCCTGGTGCGCGGCAAGAAACTCTACGACAAGCGCGAGGCCATCGCCCGCCGCGACGCCGACCGCGACCTACAACGCACCCTCAAGGAGTATCGGTAG
- a CDS encoding YlxR family protein: protein MTKNKPRPAPTSPPPAPRRQPQRTCIICRRTGAKRALHRIVRTASGHGVQLDPKGKLPGRGAYLCDDPRCWQRALAGGALDKALKTTLTADERQALTTFSASLPPQPQLPADPPDPQPPSPWTPEQL from the coding sequence ATGACGAAGAATAAACCCCGGCCCGCCCCCACTTCCCCGCCGCCGGCGCCGCGCCGCCAACCGCAGCGCACCTGCATCATCTGCCGGCGCACCGGCGCCAAACGCGCCCTCCATCGCATCGTCCGCACCGCCAGCGGCCACGGCGTCCAACTCGACCCCAAAGGCAAACTCCCCGGTCGCGGCGCCTACCTCTGCGATGACCCCCGCTGCTGGCAGCGCGCCCTCGCCGGCGGCGCCCTCGATAAAGCCCTGAAGACCACCCTCACCGCCGACGAGCGCCAGGCCCTCACCACCTTCAGCGCCAGCCTGCCCCCCCAACCCCAGCTTCCCGCCGATCCACCCGACCCCCAGCCCCCCAGCCCATGGACACCGGAGCAGCTATGA
- the nusA gene encoding transcription termination factor NusA: MNKQLLMAINQICAERNLRPQVVIEAVEQALISAYKKNFGGVGNVEARLDPETGDMRIFARLEVVAEEELTDPKTQVTPAQAAQIDPAHASPGDEILIERTPDDFGRIAAQTAKQVIMQRIREAERDAVFDDYADREGELVQGIVRSIDTPTGNVVVSLDGGRAEAILLRTDQIPGERHRNNAPVTAYVSEVIKGPRGATIHLSRTHRNMLRRLLEKEVPEIKQGVVEIKGIAREAGSRSKIAVTSTQPGVDPVGSCVGMRGVRVQNIVNELAGEKIDVVEWSQEPERFVANALSPARVSDVLLFHEHDRTAVVVVPDNQLSLAIGKEGQNARLVAKLTGWRIDIKNESEAAAEGLNEVERQRLRAERKDRGSKDDLLETARRMLSDGADIDSEKIAAVEAQMLEAARSEAEPAYDDLLTTVVLPEEQTPALEELLVVAAETAPILPELPSPEPTPPPAQSEEEDFRSLAAILATAMTSFDDQSDSEFEAERKAFARLFGGEEEESEADKKRRKKGRGTEARGARPPAKSSPARPAPKPSTRRGNVSFDDDEE, translated from the coding sequence ATGAACAAGCAGTTGTTGATGGCCATCAACCAGATTTGCGCCGAGCGCAACCTGCGCCCGCAAGTCGTCATCGAGGCCGTAGAACAAGCCCTGATCAGCGCCTACAAAAAGAACTTCGGCGGCGTAGGCAACGTCGAAGCCCGCCTCGACCCCGAAACCGGCGACATGCGCATCTTCGCCCGGCTCGAAGTCGTGGCCGAAGAGGAACTGACCGACCCCAAAACCCAGGTCACACCCGCACAGGCGGCGCAGATCGACCCCGCCCACGCCTCCCCCGGCGATGAAATCCTGATCGAACGCACCCCCGATGACTTCGGCCGCATCGCCGCCCAGACGGCCAAACAAGTCATCATGCAACGCATCCGCGAAGCCGAGCGCGACGCCGTCTTCGACGACTACGCCGACCGCGAAGGCGAACTGGTGCAGGGCATCGTCCGCAGCATCGACACCCCCACCGGCAACGTCGTCGTCTCCCTGGATGGCGGGCGCGCCGAAGCCATCCTCCTGCGCACCGACCAAATCCCCGGCGAGCGCCACCGCAACAACGCCCCCGTCACCGCCTACGTCTCCGAAGTCATCAAAGGCCCGCGCGGGGCCACTATCCATCTCAGCCGCACCCACCGCAACATGCTCCGGCGCCTATTGGAAAAAGAAGTGCCGGAAATCAAACAGGGCGTCGTCGAAATCAAAGGCATTGCCCGCGAAGCCGGCTCCCGCTCCAAAATCGCCGTCACCTCCACCCAGCCCGGCGTCGACCCTGTCGGCTCGTGCGTGGGCATGCGCGGCGTCCGCGTCCAGAACATCGTCAACGAACTGGCCGGCGAGAAAATCGACGTCGTCGAATGGAGCCAGGAACCCGAACGTTTCGTCGCCAACGCCCTTAGCCCCGCCCGCGTCTCCGACGTCCTCCTCTTCCACGAACACGACCGCACCGCCGTCGTCGTCGTCCCCGACAACCAACTCTCGCTCGCCATCGGCAAAGAAGGCCAGAACGCCCGCCTGGTGGCCAAACTCACCGGCTGGCGCATCGACATCAAAAACGAAAGCGAAGCCGCTGCCGAGGGCCTGAACGAAGTCGAACGCCAACGCCTGCGCGCCGAACGCAAAGACCGCGGCAGCAAAGACGACCTGCTCGAAACCGCCCGCCGTATGCTCAGCGACGGCGCCGACATCGACAGCGAAAAAATCGCCGCCGTCGAAGCCCAGATGCTCGAAGCCGCCCGCAGCGAAGCCGAACCGGCCTACGACGACCTCCTGACCACCGTCGTCCTGCCCGAAGAACAAACCCCGGCCCTCGAGGAACTCCTCGTCGTCGCCGCCGAAACCGCGCCCATCCTCCCCGAACTCCCCAGCCCCGAACCCACCCCGCCCCCGGCCCAAAGCGAAGAAGAGGACTTCCGCTCCCTCGCCGCCATACTGGCCACGGCCATGACCTCCTTCGACGACCAGTCCGACTCCGAATTCGAAGCCGAACGCAAAGCCTTCGCCCGGCTCTTTGGCGGCGAAGAAGAAGAGAGCGAGGCCGACAAAAAGCGGCGCAAGAAAGGCCGTGGGACCGAAGCGCGCGGCGCGCGTCCCCCGGCCAAAAGCAGCCCCGCTCGCCCCGCCCCCAAACCCTCCACCCGTCGCGGCAACGTCAGCTTCGACGATGACGAAGAATAA
- the infB gene encoding translation initiation factor IF-2, giving the protein MIKHNDKRTPTRPSPRPALLAAPPQNRNRPRPSSRSRSGGGRPSTPARRDGPAAPDSNGKQAPAPPALPDRPTRIEIPEVISVRDLAKVMGANAIDIIKTLMSLGTMANINELIDFDAAAIVGEELGIEVVRETIAEPEVEAGSEGPKTLRERLLEMEEDRSKLAPRPPVVTILGHVDHGKTTLLDVIRNTNVVARESGGITQHIGAYQVEMDGRKITFLDTPGHAAFTAMRARGAQATDIAILVVAADDGVMPQTREAIAHARAARVPIVVAVNKVDKANANIDRVKQQLADLGLQADDWGGDTTVVPISAKKKLNIEELLENVLLVADVMELKANPEGAAIGTVIEANQDKHLGNVATVLVQKGTLHAGDPVVIGQDWGHIRAMFDDAGRTITTALPAAPVLITGLQGVPAPGDIFQVVENDRLARQIASERSQKARATTQETKVTLSLDDLYRQIQSGDIKELNLIIKVDVQGSLEPIENSLKDLSNEEVKVRILHQDVGAITDSDIMLAAASRALVLGFHTTIDAAARRNAEQNGVDIRVYNVIYEMVDDIAKALKGMLEPVYEDRLIGKAEVRAVFQIKGRGKVLGCLVVDGIVKRDVPARVLRQGKEIHRGKITSLKRYQDDVPEMRAGYECGLSIADFDTPAEGDIVEALERVRVR; this is encoded by the coding sequence ATGATCAAGCACAACGACAAGCGCACACCCACACGGCCCTCGCCGCGCCCCGCCCTCTTGGCTGCACCGCCGCAGAACCGAAACCGCCCTCGCCCCTCCAGCCGCTCACGCAGCGGCGGCGGACGCCCCTCGACCCCGGCCCGCCGCGATGGCCCCGCCGCCCCCGACAGCAACGGCAAACAGGCCCCGGCCCCGCCTGCCCTGCCCGACCGCCCCACCCGCATCGAAATACCCGAGGTCATCTCGGTGCGCGACCTGGCCAAGGTCATGGGCGCCAACGCCATCGACATCATCAAGACCCTGATGAGCCTGGGCACGATGGCCAACATCAATGAACTGATCGACTTCGACGCCGCCGCCATCGTCGGCGAAGAACTGGGCATCGAAGTCGTCCGGGAGACAATCGCCGAGCCAGAAGTCGAAGCCGGCAGCGAAGGCCCCAAAACCCTGCGCGAGCGACTGCTCGAAATGGAGGAGGACCGCTCCAAACTGGCCCCCCGCCCGCCCGTCGTCACCATCCTCGGTCACGTCGACCACGGCAAGACCACCCTCCTCGACGTCATCCGCAACACCAACGTCGTCGCCCGCGAATCCGGCGGCATCACCCAGCACATCGGCGCCTACCAGGTGGAGATGGACGGGCGCAAGATCACCTTCCTCGACACCCCCGGCCACGCCGCCTTTACGGCCATGCGCGCCCGCGGCGCCCAGGCCACCGACATCGCCATCCTCGTCGTCGCCGCCGATGATGGCGTCATGCCGCAAACGCGCGAGGCCATCGCCCATGCCCGCGCCGCCCGCGTCCCCATCGTCGTCGCCGTCAACAAAGTCGACAAAGCCAACGCCAACATCGACCGCGTCAAACAGCAGCTGGCCGACCTGGGCCTGCAAGCCGACGACTGGGGCGGCGACACCACCGTCGTCCCCATCTCGGCCAAAAAGAAACTCAATATCGAAGAACTGCTCGAAAACGTCCTCCTCGTCGCCGATGTGATGGAACTCAAGGCCAACCCCGAAGGCGCCGCCATCGGCACCGTCATCGAAGCCAACCAGGACAAACACCTGGGCAACGTCGCCACTGTCCTGGTGCAGAAAGGCACCCTGCACGCCGGCGACCCGGTCGTCATCGGCCAGGACTGGGGCCACATCCGCGCCATGTTCGATGACGCCGGCCGAACGATCACCACCGCCCTCCCCGCCGCCCCCGTCCTCATCACCGGTCTCCAGGGTGTGCCAGCCCCCGGCGACATCTTCCAGGTGGTCGAAAACGACCGCCTGGCCCGCCAGATCGCCTCGGAGCGCAGCCAAAAAGCCCGCGCCACCACCCAGGAAACCAAGGTCACCCTCTCGCTCGATGACCTCTACCGCCAGATCCAGTCGGGCGACATCAAAGAACTCAACCTCATCATCAAAGTCGATGTGCAAGGCTCGCTGGAACCGATCGAGAACTCGCTCAAAGACCTCAGCAACGAAGAAGTCAAGGTGCGCATCCTCCATCAGGATGTCGGCGCCATCACCGACTCCGACATCATGCTGGCCGCCGCCAGCCGCGCCCTCGTCCTCGGCTTCCACACCACCATCGATGCCGCCGCCCGCCGCAATGCCGAGCAGAACGGCGTCGATATCCGCGTCTACAACGTCATCTACGAGATGGTCGATGACATCGCCAAGGCCCTCAAGGGCATGTTGGAGCCGGTCTATGAGGACCGTTTGATCGGCAAAGCCGAGGTGCGCGCCGTCTTCCAGATCAAAGGTCGCGGCAAGGTCCTGGGCTGTCTGGTGGTCGATGGCATCGTCAAGCGCGATGTCCCGGCCCGCGTCCTCCGCCAGGGCAAAGAAATCCACCGCGGCAAGATCACCTCGCTCAAACGCTACCAGGACGACGTCCCCGAAATGCGCGCCGGCTACGAATGCGGCCTCTCCATCGCCGATTTCGACACCCCCGCCGAGGGCGACATCGTCGAAGCCCTCGAACGCGTGCGGGTGAGATAG
- a CDS encoding S41 family peptidase, with protein MTNSNRLLQFIAAALVVLLIGGLLCTCGLGLGFVAGRYAANDRPVAAAELPSAPLAPEETPPPAQPPAPRSATPRPPATLPPPTADETPAEVESENFGVFWEAMNLLDDNFEGDVPSGEAITQAAIDGIKESARGCEDDDETTPAPLVIAPRPPRQAPDNFDDFWTFVNDTYAACGAAVPAVDQLPFVAFQGVADRLNDDYTTLLPPARAEQFRIDLDSSFEGIGSTVNEAEGGGVLIVRPFPGSPAETAGLVSGDIIIAVDGQDITGLTLDEAIQLIRGPAGSDVLLSVRRQGQDQALEITVTRGRIDIPVLEAETTDQGILHVSLFDFSARGGAELRQTLEQAMKDGVEGVILDLRRNPGGRLDVAIDVAGMFIADGVIVREKGTRNVEHPAPGNAILPADLPLAVLIDGGSASASEIVAGAIQDYKRGPLIGETTFGKGSVQSLFDLSDGSLLRVTTSHWFTPNDRQIQDQGLTPDIEVPFDANAETDNQLQAAIDYLLKK; from the coding sequence ATGACCAACTCCAACCGCCTCCTCCAATTCATCGCCGCCGCCCTCGTCGTCCTCCTCATCGGCGGCCTCCTCTGCACCTGCGGCCTCGGCCTCGGCTTCGTCGCCGGCCGCTACGCCGCCAACGACCGCCCGGTCGCCGCCGCCGAATTGCCCAGCGCGCCGCTCGCGCCCGAGGAAACACCGCCCCCGGCCCAACCCCCGGCCCCTCGCTCCGCGACCCCCCGGCCCCCGGCCACCCTCCCCCCGCCCACGGCCGACGAGACCCCTGCCGAAGTCGAAAGCGAAAACTTCGGCGTCTTCTGGGAAGCGATGAACCTCCTGGATGACAACTTCGAAGGCGACGTCCCCAGCGGTGAAGCCATCACCCAGGCTGCCATCGACGGCATCAAAGAGTCGGCCCGCGGCTGCGAAGACGACGACGAAACCACCCCTGCCCCCCTCGTCATTGCACCTCGCCCCCCTCGCCAGGCCCCCGACAACTTCGACGACTTCTGGACCTTCGTCAACGACACCTACGCCGCCTGCGGCGCCGCCGTTCCAGCCGTCGACCAACTCCCCTTCGTCGCCTTCCAGGGCGTGGCCGACCGCCTGAACGACGACTACACCACCCTCCTCCCCCCGGCCCGGGCCGAACAATTCCGCATCGACCTCGACTCCAGCTTCGAGGGCATCGGCTCCACCGTCAACGAAGCCGAAGGCGGCGGCGTCCTCATCGTCCGTCCCTTCCCCGGCTCGCCCGCCGAAACCGCCGGCCTGGTCAGCGGCGACATCATCATCGCCGTCGATGGCCAGGACATCACCGGCCTCACCCTCGACGAAGCCATCCAACTCATCCGCGGCCCGGCCGGCAGCGACGTCCTCCTCAGCGTCCGCCGCCAGGGACAAGACCAGGCCCTTGAGATCACCGTCACCCGCGGCCGCATCGACATCCCCGTCCTCGAAGCCGAAACCACCGACCAGGGCATCCTCCACGTCAGCCTCTTCGACTTCAGCGCCCGCGGCGGCGCCGAACTGCGCCAAACCCTCGAACAGGCTATGAAAGACGGCGTCGAAGGCGTCATCCTCGACCTGCGCCGCAACCCCGGCGGCCGGCTCGACGTCGCCATCGACGTCGCCGGCATGTTCATCGCCGACGGCGTCATCGTGCGCGAAAAAGGCACCCGCAACGTCGAACACCCCGCCCCCGGCAACGCCATCCTCCCCGCCGACCTCCCCCTCGCCGTCCTCATCGACGGCGGCTCGGCCAGCGCCTCTGAGATCGTCGCCGGCGCCATCCAGGACTACAAACGCGGCCCCCTCATCGGTGAAACCACCTTTGGCAAAGGCTCGGTCCAAAGCCTCTTCGACCTCTCCGACGGCTCACTCCTGCGCGTCACCACCTCCCACTGGTTCACCCCCAACGACCGCCAGATCCAAGACCAGGGCCTCACCCCCGACATCGAAGTCCCCTTCGACGCCAACGCCGAAACCGACAACCAACTCCAGGCCGCCATCGACTACCTGCTGAAGAAGTAG